The Chlamydia sp. 04-14 DNA segment ATTTAAATTCTAAAGAATTTGAATTAGAAGCTGGGAAAATTTTCCCTAATGTTGCTGCCGCTGAAGAATTCCGCAGTTATCCCTTTCCTAAAAACCCCTCTTCTAAATAAATCTCAGTAAGGAGATACTTTAGAAAAATATTTAGGGAAACTATGGTCTCTGCTTTTTATGCTTTTCTTGATTACCTAAAAAACATAAAAACAGCATCTCCTCATACTTTAAGAAACTATTGTATAGATCTAAACAGTTTTAAAAGTTTCTTAGAAAAACAGAATAAACTCTCTCCATCTGCACCTATTTGCTTACTTGCACAAGAAAGAAAAGAAGCCGAGCTCTCTTTCTCTTTATTTACGAAAGATCTAGTGCGTCTCTATATTTTAGAATTGATGCAAGAAAATAAAGCAAAACGCACGATAAAACGTCGCCTCTCAGCAATTAAAAGTTTCTCACAATATTGTATAAGACATCGGATTATCCTTGAGGATCCTACAGAAACAATTCACGGACCTAGGCTCCCTAAAGAATTACCCTCACCTATTACTTATGAACAAGTAGAAATCCTGATGGCGACCCCTGATCTATCGAAATATACAGGGTTTCGTGATCGCTGCTTACTAGAACTATTTTATAGCTCAGGATTACGTATTAGCGAAATCGTAGCTATCAATCATTGGGATATCGATTTTAATTCTAATCTTATCCGTATCCAAGGAAAAGGGAAAAAAGAACGTCTTGTCCCTATTACCCCTCATGCAGCCCAATGGTTACAACAATACCTAAATCATCCAGAAAGAACGACTATAGAACAAGACGCTCAAGCAATTTTTTTAAATCGTTTTGGAAAAAGATTAACCACGCGTTCTATTGATAGAAAATTTCAAAAATATCTTCGTCAATCAGGCTTGTCAGCGAATATCACGCCTCATACAATCCGTCATACGATCGCCACACATTGGCTAGAGAACGGTATGGACTTAAAAACGATTCAAGCACTTCTTGGACACAGTTCTTTAGAAACTACAACTATCTATACTCATGTATCTATGAAGCTTAAAAAGCAAACTCATGATGAGTCTCATCCCCATAGTTAAACCTTAGGCAAACCTCTTGTGCTCTAAGAGCCTCTTTGTTATGCTAGACGCTATGAGCATCGTACTTGACAAAATCGGCAAAACTTTAGGCACACGCGTACTGTTCGACGACGTTTCTGTCGTCTTCAATCCTGGAAATCGCTATGGATTAACAGGACCTAACGGCGCGGGGAAATCTACATTATTAAAAATAATCACAGGTTTCGTAGAGCCTACTCGCGGGTCAATTTCTTTACCTAAAAAAGTTGGAATCTTACGTCAAAATATTGATAGTTTTGGAGACATTTCTGTCATAGATTGCGTGATTATGGGTAATGCCCGTTTGTGGGATGCTCTGCAAAAAAGAGATGCTTTATACCTAGAAGAGTTCACCGATGCCATTGGTATCAAACTCGGCGAGATGGAAGAAATCATCGGCGAAGAAAATGGTTACCGAGCAGAATCTGAAGCTGAAGAGCTTCTCACAGGCATTGGTATTCCTGAAGAATTATTCAATAATAAAATGTCCACGATTCCTATAGATTTGCAGTTTCGTGTGCTTTTATGTCAGTCTTTGTTTGGTCATCCAGAAGCCCTACTTCTTGATGAGCCTACAAACCATTTAGACATTTATTCGATCAACTGGTTAGGAAATTTTTTAAAAGATTACGACGGCACTGTAATTGTTGTTAGCCACGACAGGCATTTCCTAAATACCATTACCACTCACATTGCTGATATTGATTATGACACCGTCATCATCTATCCAGGTAATTACGATGCGATGGTAGAAATGAAAACAGCTTCTAGAGATCAAGAGAAAGCTGACATTAAATCTAAAGAGAAAAAAATTGCTCAGCTTAAAGAGTTTGTTGCCAAATTTGGAGCAGGTTCTCGAGCAAGTCAGGTGCAATCTCGCTTAAGAGAAATTAAAAAGCTTCAACCTCAAGAATTAAAAAAATCCAATATTCAGCGTCCTTATATACGCTTCCCCTTGTCAGAAAAAGCTTCTGGGAAGGTGGTCTTTTCCATAGAGGGTATCACTAAAAGTTATAATAATGAAGATCCTGTATTTCAGCCTTTCTCTTTAGAGATCTATCAAGGAGATAAGTTAGGGATTATTGGAAACAATGGTCTTGGCAAAACTACATTAATGAAGCTTTTAGCCGGTGTAGAGTCCCCTAATCAAGGATCCATTAAAATTGGTCATCAGGTTGCTTATTCCTATTTTCCTCAGAATCATTCTGATGTCTTAAAGGATTGCGGAGACGAGACACTATTTGAATGGTTGCGCAACCGCAAAACAGGTATCAATGATCAAGAAATCCGTAGTGTTTTAGGAAAGATGTTGTTTGGCGGTGATGATGCCTTTAAACAAATTAAAGCATTGTCTGGAGGAGAAACCGCACGTTTGCTTATGGCAGGGATGATGTTGGAAAATCACAACGTACTTATTCTTGATGAAGCAAATAATCACTTAGACTTAGAATCTGTTTCTGCATTAGCCTGGGCCATTAATGATTATAAAGGGACATCCATATTTGTTTCTCATGATAGAACTTTAATCGACGAGTGCGCAACAAAACTTCTTATCTTCGATAAAGGTAAGATCACTTTCTTTGATGGAACCATGGCAGACTACACAAGCAGCAGCAAGCTAGCCTAAGCTGTGTAATAGTCTAGAATATATTTTATTGAGGGCATATGGAACCACAATTGATCTTAGGCTCTTCTTCTCCACGAAGAAAATCAATTCTACAATATTTTCGTATTCCCTTTACTTGCATCTCATCAAAATTCGAAGAACATGCTGTTCCCTATCAAGGTGATCCTATTGCATATTCACGAGAATTAGCTGTAGGGAAAGCCGAATCTATAGTCAAAGACCATAATCCTGAAGGTTTGATCCTTACTGCCGATACTGTTGTCGTCTATAAAGGAAAAATTTTCAATAAGCCAAACTCTTATGATGAAGCTATTGAAATGTTGAAAACATTAAGCGGTCAAACACATTTCGTAATCACCAGTATTGCTCTTTTCAAGGATCAGAAACTAGTAACTGGAGAAGAGACAACACAAGTGACATTTACTAAACTCCCAGAAGAATACTTAGGAAGGTATGTCCAGGCATTTTCTACTTTGGATAAATGTGGAGGCTATAGCATTCAAGAAGGCGGGGGATTAATTATTCATAATATCCAGGGCTGCTCATATAACGTCCAGGGTCTTCCTATTAAAACATTGCAACATCTCTTGTTGGAGTTCGACGTTAATTTATGGGATTATCTCGTTTAATCGCACCCCTAGGACTACTATTTAGTTTACCTTGTTTAGTTTTTGGCAACTTTCCTGATCCTTTAAGCCATAAGATCCTTTACACTAGCCAAAAATCTGTAGAACAAGCTCTTGTTGCCTATTTAGAAGCTTTAGATACTTATGGGGGACACGATTTTTCTTTATTAAGAAAAATCTCTGAGAATTGCTTGAGACAAGGATTACGCTCAGAAGATCCCTACAGAAGAAAAAGTACAATTATAGGTGCAGGTATTGTAGGTTCTTCAGAAGCATTAGAGATCCTCTCACAAGCTATGGAAACAGAAGATCCCCTGCAGCAACTATTAGTATTATCTGCTCTATCTTCGCACCTAGGGAAAACATCCGATGAGCTGTTATTCAAGGCTCTAGCCTCTGCCTATCCTGTGATTCGTTTAGAAGCAGCCTATCGCTTAGCGGGATCAAAAAATATTAAAGTTATCGATTACCTCCATTCTTTCATTTATAAGCTCCCTGAAGAAATCCAATGTCTTTCTGCTGCTATCTTCCTAAGATTAGAAACTGAAGAATCAGACACTTATGTACGCCAGCTGCTTTCATCAACAAAAACCACAACAAGAAATTACGCAGCCCTACTTATTGGAGAGTATCAACAAAAACGATTTCTACCTACATTACGGCATTTATTAACAAGCGCTTCTCCTTTAGATCGTGAAGCTGCTGTTTATGCTTTAGGTATGCTAAAAGATGGCCAAAGCTACAATGCTATAAAAAAACTCTCAGAAAGAAATGATCCTGATTTATCCTTGGCTGCTGCTCAAGCATTAATTGCTATTGGCAAAGAAGAAGAGGCTCTTCCTATTTTTGAAAAACAGATACAAGAAGAACGCTCGAATGCTCTCTACACAGGACGATTATTATCAAAAGAAGTGGGAGTTCCTCTACTTCTTCCTGTATTTTTAAATACCAAAAACAGCGAAGCAAAGTTAAATGCTGGCTTAGCATTAATACATTTAGGATGCACTCATCCTCACCTTCTTGACTACATTACAGAATGGTTAATACAACCACACTATAGCCAAGCACTTATTCCAGCATTTTCTAGAGGGCGCGCTACACAAGCATGGAAATGTCGAGGAATTATCCTTCCTCAAAATCCTACAGAACGTGCTAAGGCTTTATCAGCAATTCAGAGTTCTGAAGAACAAATTCTTATGTCCCTATTACAACTGCCCAAAGAAGCGTATCTTCCTTATATAGAAAAGATCCTATTAAGCCAAAAAACATCCCTAGCTTCTAAGGCAATAACTTTTTTAGCACATTCTTCACATCAACAAGCTTTAGAAATTCTTTCACGGGCTTCCCAGCTCCCTGGAGAACCTGTAATTCGTGCTTATGCTGATTTAGCTTTGTATAATCTTACTAAAGATCCTGAGAAAAAATTATCTCTACATCGTTATGCTCAGGATCTCATTCAAGAAACTTTATTGTTTATTGATACTGAAGATAAACAGCCCCATCCTGATTCTCCCTATCTTCGCTATCAGATCACTCCAGAAACACGAGCTAAGCTTATGTTAGATATCCTTGAAACTTTAGTAGCCTCGAAAACTCATGAAGATATCCGCTTACTCATCCAGCTTATGACACAAACGAAGGCAAAAAATAGTCATATTCTAGCTGGTCTGTTGATGAAAATCGTAGAATAATGGGAGATCTATGAAGCGTTGTTTCCCCTATCTCCTCGTATCCTCCCTCCTGGCATTTTCATTTTCAGCTGACGCATTAACGCATAAAGAAGCCGCAAAGAAAAAAGTCTCTTATCTTAGTCATTTTAAGGGGTTATCAGGAACTTTAGATATCGAAGATGGTGTGCTTAATATTCATAATAATCTTCGCATACAGGCAAATCGTGCCTATGTAGATAACGTTCCTGATCGTGGGATGAAGTTAATTGCCCACGGCAATGTGATGGTTAATTATCGAGGGAAGACATTAGTTTGTGATTACCTAGAGTATTACGAAGATACCGATTCGTGTCTTTTGACAAACGGTAGATTTGCTATGTATCCATGGTTTTTAGGTGGGTCAATGATGACATTGACTCCAGAAACTCTGATTATCCATAAGGGATATATATCCACATCCGAGGGGCCTAGAAAACATCTTTGCCTTTCTGGAGATTATTTAGAATACTCTTCTGACAATGTGCTCTCCATAGGGAAAACGACATTTAGCATTTGTAATATTCCTATACTCTTTCTTCCGCAATTTTCCATTATGCCTATGGAAATCCCTAAACCTCCAATTAATTTCCGTGGAGGTACGGGAGGTTTCTTGGGGTCGTATTTAGGAGTTAGCTATTCACCGATTTCTAAAAAGCATTTCCAATCTACATTTTTCTTAGATAGCTTTTTCAAGCACGGCATTGGTGTCGGTTATAACATGCATTTTTGCCAAAAAGACAATCCTGAAAATGTCTTTAATATGAAAAGTTACTATGCCCATCGTCTAGCGATTGATATGGCAGAACCTCGAGATCGCTATCGCTTTCATGGGAACTTTTCTCTATCAAGAAAACAAGCAAAATTATCAGGAGAATATCATGTTAGTGATAGTTGGGAAACCGTCGCAGATATTTTCCCCAATAATTTCTCGTTAAAAAATACAGGTCCTACGCAAGTTAGTCTAACATGGCGAGATACATTATTTGATGGCAGCTTATCTTCTTCGGTGAAGGTCAATCCTTTCCAGAATGTAAATCAGGAGCTTCCCTATTTATCTTTGAAGCAGCACCCTGTGAATATCAAAAATACGGGAATCTTTATTGAGAACCTGTTTGAGTGTGGGTACTTAAACTTTGCCTTTAGCAATAATATTCCAGGATCGAATTTTTCTTCATTACGAGCTTCAGCATCTCCTAAGATCTACCGTACAATTCCTTTGCTGATAGGAACGCTAACACCGACAGTATCTGCATCGGCGATTTACTACAGTAATGTTCCAAAGACTTCCTTAAGGCATACTCAAGCCTCGGCACAGGTAAATTTAGACTATCGTTTCTCAGCATATAAAAATTACCTCCATACAAAACATATCGTAGAACCTTTTATTTCTTTTACTTCGGCGACGCATCCTTTAGCAAAAAATCATGAACACTACATCTTTTCTATAAACGATGCCTTCTCCTCTCTACATTTATGTAAAGTTGGTATAGAGTCTTTCATATTAAATAGGGTTTCCCCTAGTGCTCCGCGAGCATCGGCAAAACTCTGGACAACGCAAATTTTTAAAAATACATTTGCTAGATCAACATTTCCAAAAACAGCATGTACGATTTCTCTACCTTTGGATCGTAAAAACACTTTATCTTTGGATGCTGAATGGATATGGAAAAAACATTGCTGGGATCACATGAATCTTCTTTGGCAATGGGTAGGAAGTGATAACGTAGGCTTAACGTTAGAGTTCCTTCATAGAAGTAAATATAGTCTTCTTAAATGTGATAAGGAAAACTATATCTTAGATGTTAGCCGCTCTCCTGAAGAGCTTTTTAATTCTCCTCTATCTGATCGTCGGAATCTCATTTTGGGGAAGGTTTTTATTCGTCCTCATCCCTGTTGGAATTACCATTTAACACTAAGATATGGCTGGCATAGGACAAATACACCAAGTTATCTTGAATACCAGATGATTTTAGGAACAAAAGTCTTTGAACATTGGCAGCTATATTCTGTGTATGAGAAACGAGAAGCAGATAACCGCTTCTTCTTCTATCTAAAATTAGATAAACCTAAACGCCTATTTAATAAATAATCTTTGGATAAGAAAGATAAGGATTTCTAAAAGACTTAGAGAAATCCTTGAAATAAAGAACTAAGAGGCGCGATCCTCTTCCTTTAAATGAGCATTATAACGACGTCGTATCTTTTCTAATGCTGCTTTAAATTTCTTAGGATCTTTAGGCTCTTCCATCTTATCAATGTATAAAACACCAAGAAGATGATCGTTTTCATGCATGATAATACGTGCTGGGAATCCCTCTAACTTTTCTGTGAATTCCTGACCATCAAGATTAAGAGCGGTTACGGTAATACTTTGAGGACGATAAACATCTGCGCGCAATCCAGGGATAGATAAACACCCTTCCCTACCAATTACAAGATCTTCAGAAGGATTGGAAAGAACAGGATTGATGTATACCTTAGGAAAGTCACAAAAGATCAAATCTCCATCCTCTGTTTCTCCCTCAACACACATAACAAAAAGACTTACACTTTCTCCCACTTGAGGAGCAGCTAAACCTACACCTTTATGAGCTACCATAGTCTCATACATATCCTGAACTAACTGACGAATCTCAGCAGTAATTTCAGGAATTATATCAGCCTTTCTACGTAATGTATGGCTGCCGTAGTATTCTAATTCTCTAATCATTATTTATCACCCGCAGATTAAGCTACTAATTAGCTTCTTCTATTAAATAGAAGGGACAGACCGTAGGTAATAATGAAGGATGCTCTATCTCTTCCTGAACTTCTTCTACAGAAAACGTTGTAGCGACAGGTAGTAGACCACAGAAACAGAATATATAGAAGATTTTTTTCATAAGATCATGACTGTTTAAAATTTATTTCCTAAGAATAAATATCTCACCTTACATAAAGATTCGTCATCTTTAATAGAGATGTTATTCATTAGGGACTTCCTCTCCATCCGGAGAAACTTGTTCTAGAGCGTTGACAGGGAGCTCTTGAGAATTTTTTCCTAAGTGTGTTGTGGCGAAAGATAAAAGCAGGCAGCTAAAACAAAAAGCTACGGCAAGCCAAGCTGTTACTTTCTTTAAGATATCTGGGGTAGATACACCAAAAACAGAATCTCCTGAATCTACACCAAAAGAAGAACCTAGTCCCATGCTCTTGCTTTCTTGAATCAAAATCAATCCACAAAGAATTACGCACAACAGAAGAAAAATAAATAAAAATGAATAAAACAAGCCAGTCACGACGCTTCTCCTAAATCAACAAACCTACTTGGGGTGAATTTCTAGCCCTTTAATTTATTATCTTCTCATCTACAGTCTCAAAAAAACAAAGCACTGCTTAGCATGTAAAAGATCTTTTTCTATGCAGGCTTCTCAATAGTCTGTAAAAATCCCTAAAAAGGCTCAGATAACATTCTCTTATAAAACTAAATTAATCACCATATTGAAAAACATTTTATTGCTTTGAAACACTATTCTCAGACTGAACTCTAGCATAATTTATGAAAATTTTTCATAAACCATCGATTCAAAAATCAATAAAATTTTTCATATCACAAAATCTAGAGGTTAAAGTTCTCTATAACGCTGGCAAAAACTTTAGGATCTAGGGAAGCTCCCCCAACTAACAAACCATCTACGTCTGGACAATGAGCAAAGCCCTCAGCGTTATCGGCCTTTACAGAACCTCCATAAAGAATAGAAATTGTATCGGCTTTTTCTTTTGAGAATATCCGAGCAAGAACCTCGCGACAAAACGCATGGACTTCTTGTACGTCTGCAGTTGAGGCAACTTTACCGGTACCTATTGCCCAAACAGGCTCATAAGCAATGATTACAGAAGCAGTTTCAGGAAGCTGAGCCAGACCCAACATTAACTGATTAGATAAAATATCTTTTGTCGTGCCCTTCTCTCTGGCTTCTAAAGTTTCTCCGATGCATAACACTGGGACAACTCCCTCACGAGATGTAGCTGCAACTTTAAGAGCGATTGTAGCATCTTCTTCATGAAAGATATGACGACGTTCTGAATGTCCTAAAAGCACATAATCTACATCAAATTCTTTGAGCATAGGCAGGGACACTTCTCCCGTAAAAGCTCCAGAACTATCCTGGTGGATATTTTGCGCACCCAACCAAATAGGATAGTTAGAATTTTTTATCACCTCACCACAAGCACTTAATGCCGTGAATGCGGGAGTAATACCGACTACAGACGCAGGTAATGTCTCTTTAAGCAGTGGACCTAAAACAGCTATGTATTCCTTAGCTTCTTTAACTGTCTTATACATTTTCCAATTACCAAAAACATAACTCTTACGTTCCATCTATGTCCTCAATTTGTTATTTAACACCCATATCTCACTATAGACACGGATTCACCGTTCTTGCTAGTTTTCTACTAAGAAGGTAATTTATTTTAAAAATAAATAGAACTTGAAACCTCTCGGTATTCCAGAGCATGACAACTTCATCTTCTCCTCAAGCAGTAACGACTCTTACAGAATCTATAAAGAATCTCCTTGAGTCCAATTTTTGCCACATTGTGGTCAAAGGAGAGTTAAGTAATGTTTCATTACAACCTAGTGGGCATTTATATTTCGGTATTAAAGATAATAAATCTTTTTTAAATGGGGCTTTTTTCCATTTTAAAAGTAAATATTTCGATCGTCGTCCTAAAGATGGTGATTCTGTAATCATTCATGGGAAACTCACGGTATATGCTCCACGAGGTCAATACCAAATTGTAGCCCACGCCTTAGTTTATGCTGGAGAGGGAGATCTCTTACAAAAATTTGAAGAGACTAAGAAGCGTCTCGCTGCTGAAGGTTATTTTGCTATAGAGAAAAAACAAACCCTTCCTGCCATCCCTAAATGTATCGGAGTGATTACCAGCCCTACAGGTGCAGTAATTCAAGATATTTTACGTATTCTTTCTCGTCGTTGTTATCAATACAAACTTCTTATTTATCCTGTAACAGTCCAAGGAACAACGGCAGCGAAAGAGATTTCTCAAGCTATTGAAGTAATGAATCAAGAACAACTAGCGGATGTTCTTATTTTAGCACGCGGTGGCGGTAGCATTGAAGACCTCTGGGCTTTCAATGAAGAAATCATTATCAAAGCGATAGACGCTAGTTCGATTCCCATCATTTCTGCTGTAGGTCATGAAACTGACTATACACTATGCGATTTTGCTGCGGATGTTCGAGCTCCCACACCTTCTGCTGCTGCAGAAATTGTTTGTCAAAGTAGTCAACAGCAAATCCAGGTATTTAAAAGTTATTTACACTACCTAAATGCGCATTCACAACAACTTCTTTCAGGGAAAACAAAACAAATTCAGCAATGGAAGCGTTATTTAGATCACGTAGATTTTTTCCGTTCAGCGCAGCAGTCTTTAGACTACCTTTGCTTATCCGTACAACGGTCTATACAAACAAAGCTTTCACAATGCAAACAGCGTTATACACAATATACGCGGTGGCTGCAAAGTGACGTGTTACAACGTATGAAGTACCGTCTTCAGGATCTTTGGAAAATGATCGTTCAGGCCTTCCACAATCGCCTACGCGCTTTAAAACACCTCTGTGTACATATGAAAAAAAATCTTGTTTTTCATAATACACAGCTGTTTTCTCAAAGACTAGATCCTTGGAAACAACAAATTCATAGAGCTTTATCTCAACGCTTAAGATATTTTCATCAATCCTTAGAACACAAGCAAACACTATTAAAACATTTTAAAATTAAATTAAATCAGCAATTTATTAAGGAAAAACATGCTCTTAATCTTTTAAAGAAACGTTTAATTAGTATTTTTATCAATACTGTATACGAGCATCGAGAGCACTATTTTCGCACTCGCGAAAATCTTATACTTTCCCTACACCATCTTGTAGAAAGAAATCGGGAAAAATATCACACAGCCTCTAAACAACTGAGTTCATTAAATCCTAAAAATGTTTTAAAACGTGGGTATGCTATGCTCTTTGACTTTAATGAAAATTTCGCTATTATCTCCGCAAAAAGCTTACATAAACATAGTTGTGTAAGATTACGTCTGCAGGATGGGGAAGCCACTCTTACTGTAACGGATATTCAGAATTTTGAAACTCAAGAGTCTTAAACCATGGAAGAAATTCCCTTTGAAAAGGCTATGGAAAGGTTAGAAGAGATCGTAGATCTCATGAATCAACCTTCGACATCTTTAGATTCTTCTTTAAAGCTTTATGAAGAAGCAGATGCGCTAATGCGTATTTGCGAGTCACGTATTCATAAAGCAGAAGAACGTGTACGTGAGTTATCAGAAAAGCGAAATGAAGATCTTCTTTCTGAAGAAGAATCTTTCGCGCACTAATTGTAGAGTGAGCGATGTTACCTAAGGATTTAGATTCCATAATTCAAGAACTTCGTTCCCTACAAAATTACT contains these protein-coding regions:
- a CDS encoding tyrosine recombinase XerC, which encodes MVSAFYAFLDYLKNIKTASPHTLRNYCIDLNSFKSFLEKQNKLSPSAPICLLAQERKEAELSFSLFTKDLVRLYILELMQENKAKRTIKRRLSAIKSFSQYCIRHRIILEDPTETIHGPRLPKELPSPITYEQVEILMATPDLSKYTGFRDRCLLELFYSSGLRISEIVAINHWDIDFNSNLIRIQGKGKKERLVPITPHAAQWLQQYLNHPERTTIEQDAQAIFLNRFGKRLTTRSIDRKFQKYLRQSGLSANITPHTIRHTIATHWLENGMDLKTIQALLGHSSLETTTIYTHVSMKLKKQTHDESHPHS
- a CDS encoding ABC-F family ATP-binding cassette domain-containing protein, which codes for MSIVLDKIGKTLGTRVLFDDVSVVFNPGNRYGLTGPNGAGKSTLLKIITGFVEPTRGSISLPKKVGILRQNIDSFGDISVIDCVIMGNARLWDALQKRDALYLEEFTDAIGIKLGEMEEIIGEENGYRAESEAEELLTGIGIPEELFNNKMSTIPIDLQFRVLLCQSLFGHPEALLLDEPTNHLDIYSINWLGNFLKDYDGTVIVVSHDRHFLNTITTHIADIDYDTVIIYPGNYDAMVEMKTASRDQEKADIKSKEKKIAQLKEFVAKFGAGSRASQVQSRLREIKKLQPQELKKSNIQRPYIRFPLSEKASGKVVFSIEGITKSYNNEDPVFQPFSLEIYQGDKLGIIGNNGLGKTTLMKLLAGVESPNQGSIKIGHQVAYSYFPQNHSDVLKDCGDETLFEWLRNRKTGINDQEIRSVLGKMLFGGDDAFKQIKALSGGETARLLMAGMMLENHNVLILDEANNHLDLESVSALAWAINDYKGTSIFVSHDRTLIDECATKLLIFDKGKITFFDGTMADYTSSSKLA
- a CDS encoding Maf-like protein, with translation MEPQLILGSSSPRRKSILQYFRIPFTCISSKFEEHAVPYQGDPIAYSRELAVGKAESIVKDHNPEGLILTADTVVVYKGKIFNKPNSYDEAIEMLKTLSGQTHFVITSIALFKDQKLVTGEETTQVTFTKLPEEYLGRYVQAFSTLDKCGGYSIQEGGGLIIHNIQGCSYNVQGLPIKTLQHLLLEFDVNLWDYLV
- a CDS encoding HEAT repeat domain-containing protein, yielding MGLSRLIAPLGLLFSLPCLVFGNFPDPLSHKILYTSQKSVEQALVAYLEALDTYGGHDFSLLRKISENCLRQGLRSEDPYRRKSTIIGAGIVGSSEALEILSQAMETEDPLQQLLVLSALSSHLGKTSDELLFKALASAYPVIRLEAAYRLAGSKNIKVIDYLHSFIYKLPEEIQCLSAAIFLRLETEESDTYVRQLLSSTKTTTRNYAALLIGEYQQKRFLPTLRHLLTSASPLDREAAVYALGMLKDGQSYNAIKKLSERNDPDLSLAAAQALIAIGKEEEALPIFEKQIQEERSNALYTGRLLSKEVGVPLLLPVFLNTKNSEAKLNAGLALIHLGCTHPHLLDYITEWLIQPHYSQALIPAFSRGRATQAWKCRGIILPQNPTERAKALSAIQSSEEQILMSLLQLPKEAYLPYIEKILLSQKTSLASKAITFLAHSSHQQALEILSRASQLPGEPVIRAYADLALYNLTKDPEKKLSLHRYAQDLIQETLLFIDTEDKQPHPDSPYLRYQITPETRAKLMLDILETLVASKTHEDIRLLIQLMTQTKAKNSHILAGLLMKIVE
- a CDS encoding CT351 family outer membrane beta-barrel protein; the protein is MKRCFPYLLVSSLLAFSFSADALTHKEAAKKKVSYLSHFKGLSGTLDIEDGVLNIHNNLRIQANRAYVDNVPDRGMKLIAHGNVMVNYRGKTLVCDYLEYYEDTDSCLLTNGRFAMYPWFLGGSMMTLTPETLIIHKGYISTSEGPRKHLCLSGDYLEYSSDNVLSIGKTTFSICNIPILFLPQFSIMPMEIPKPPINFRGGTGGFLGSYLGVSYSPISKKHFQSTFFLDSFFKHGIGVGYNMHFCQKDNPENVFNMKSYYAHRLAIDMAEPRDRYRFHGNFSLSRKQAKLSGEYHVSDSWETVADIFPNNFSLKNTGPTQVSLTWRDTLFDGSLSSSVKVNPFQNVNQELPYLSLKQHPVNIKNTGIFIENLFECGYLNFAFSNNIPGSNFSSLRASASPKIYRTIPLLIGTLTPTVSASAIYYSNVPKTSLRHTQASAQVNLDYRFSAYKNYLHTKHIVEPFISFTSATHPLAKNHEHYIFSINDAFSSLHLCKVGIESFILNRVSPSAPRASAKLWTTQIFKNTFARSTFPKTACTISLPLDRKNTLSLDAEWIWKKHCWDHMNLLWQWVGSDNVGLTLEFLHRSKYSLLKCDKENYILDVSRSPEELFNSPLSDRRNLILGKVFIRPHPCWNYHLTLRYGWHRTNTPSYLEYQMILGTKVFEHWQLYSVYEKREADNRFFFYLKLDKPKRLFNK
- the def gene encoding peptide deformylase, with the protein product MIRELEYYGSHTLRRKADIIPEITAEIRQLVQDMYETMVAHKGVGLAAPQVGESVSLFVMCVEGETEDGDLIFCDFPKVYINPVLSNPSEDLVIGREGCLSIPGLRADVYRPQSITVTALNLDGQEFTEKLEGFPARIIMHENDHLLGVLYIDKMEEPKDPKKFKAALEKIRRRYNAHLKEEDRAS
- the secG gene encoding preprotein translocase subunit SecG; translated protein: MTGLFYSFLFIFLLLCVILCGLILIQESKSMGLGSSFGVDSGDSVFGVSTPDILKKVTAWLAVAFCFSCLLLSFATTHLGKNSQELPVNALEQVSPDGEEVPNE
- the tpiA gene encoding triose-phosphate isomerase — translated: MERKSYVFGNWKMYKTVKEAKEYIAVLGPLLKETLPASVVGITPAFTALSACGEVIKNSNYPIWLGAQNIHQDSSGAFTGEVSLPMLKEFDVDYVLLGHSERRHIFHEEDATIALKVAATSREGVVPVLCIGETLEAREKGTTKDILSNQLMLGLAQLPETASVIIAYEPVWAIGTGKVASTADVQEVHAFCREVLARIFSKEKADTISILYGGSVKADNAEGFAHCPDVDGLLVGGASLDPKVFASVIENFNL
- the xseA gene encoding exodeoxyribonuclease VII large subunit produces the protein MTTSSSPQAVTTLTESIKNLLESNFCHIVVKGELSNVSLQPSGHLYFGIKDNKSFLNGAFFHFKSKYFDRRPKDGDSVIIHGKLTVYAPRGQYQIVAHALVYAGEGDLLQKFEETKKRLAAEGYFAIEKKQTLPAIPKCIGVITSPTGAVIQDILRILSRRCYQYKLLIYPVTVQGTTAAKEISQAIEVMNQEQLADVLILARGGGSIEDLWAFNEEIIIKAIDASSIPIISAVGHETDYTLCDFAADVRAPTPSAAAEIVCQSSQQQIQVFKSYLHYLNAHSQQLLSGKTKQIQQWKRYLDHVDFFRSAQQSLDYLCLSVQRSIQTKLSQCKQRYTQYTRWLQSDVLQRMKYRLQDLWKMIVQAFHNRLRALKHLCVHMKKNLVFHNTQLFSQRLDPWKQQIHRALSQRLRYFHQSLEHKQTLLKHFKIKLNQQFIKEKHALNLLKKRLISIFINTVYEHREHYFRTRENLILSLHHLVERNREKYHTASKQLSSLNPKNVLKRGYAMLFDFNENFAIISAKSLHKHSCVRLRLQDGEATLTVTDIQNFETQES
- a CDS encoding exodeoxyribonuclease VII small subunit, which translates into the protein MEEIPFEKAMERLEEIVDLMNQPSTSLDSSLKLYEEADALMRICESRIHKAEERVRELSEKRNEDLLSEEESFAH